From the Roseibium sp. HPY-6 genome, one window contains:
- a CDS encoding phytoene/squalene synthase family protein has product MTTDFDHAADVVRRYDKDRYLSALLAPEQHRAALMAIYAFSAEIARVREVVSEPLPGEMRLQWWRDLLEGTEHGAAASNPVANALIQTITKYDLPRNGLIAMTEARVFDLYDDPMPSLNDLEGYTGETVSGLIQLGCLILNDGDDPGTATAAGHAGVAYGMTGLMRALPWHASRRQMFLPKDLIERHGVDSETVFRGETTPQLQAALGEMREHARHHLKRVREAADTVPEKCGNAVLPLVLVEPFLKKMEANAFDPLHGSSEISQLKRQWLLWRASAAPLKRI; this is encoded by the coding sequence ATGACTACTGACTTCGATCATGCCGCCGATGTAGTGCGCCGCTATGACAAGGACCGATATCTCAGCGCCCTTTTGGCACCTGAACAGCATCGGGCCGCTCTGATGGCGATATATGCGTTCAGTGCGGAAATCGCGCGTGTGCGTGAGGTTGTTTCGGAGCCCTTGCCCGGTGAAATGCGCCTGCAATGGTGGCGAGACCTTCTTGAAGGAACGGAGCATGGCGCCGCGGCATCCAATCCGGTCGCAAACGCTCTCATTCAAACAATCACAAAGTACGATCTGCCCAGAAACGGGCTCATCGCCATGACCGAAGCAAGGGTGTTCGATCTTTATGATGATCCGATGCCCAGCCTGAACGACCTGGAAGGATACACCGGCGAAACTGTCTCCGGTCTCATCCAGTTGGGTTGCCTGATCCTGAATGATGGCGATGATCCCGGAACGGCAACAGCTGCCGGGCATGCGGGCGTTGCTTATGGAATGACAGGACTGATGCGCGCACTACCATGGCACGCTTCCCGCCGGCAGATGTTTCTGCCAAAGGACCTGATTGAAAGACATGGAGTTGATAGCGAGACCGTCTTCCGCGGCGAGACCACGCCGCAATTGCAGGCCGCCCTTGGCGAAATGCGTGAGCATGCCCGCCACCACCTGAAGCGTGTTCGCGAAGCTGCTGATACTGTTCCGGAAAAATGCGGCAACGCGGTGCTGCCACTTGTGCTTGTTGAACCGTTTTTGAAAAAGATGGAAGCGAACGCTTTCGATCCGCTTCACGGTTCATCGGAAATATCTCAGCTCAAGCGGCAATGGTTGCTTTGGAGAGCGTCTGCAGCGCCTTTGAAACGGATCTGA
- the secD gene encoding protein translocase subunit SecD has product MLHFARWKIVLIMIVVAAGIITTLPNFFSAKQLEAWPDFLPKNQMVLGLDLQGGAYLLYEVDQEDYIKKRFEALEGDVRDVLRQNPRIGYTGLSASNDSLQVRIRDLTRLDEARERLAPLVNPLVSNLFAGQPVDEFDLTVNDNGLVRFTYSEEGLDNRLQSIVQQSIEVIRKRVDELGTTEPNIQRQGRDRILVEAPGEGDPERLKDLIGETALLSFHLVDRNMTGEQALQNRPPPGTSVFMSVDDPPIPYLLETNPLLGGEDLVDAQVAFGQYSNEPVVTFRFNQSGAREFARVTTENVNFPFAIVLDGEVISAPVIREPIVGGSGQISGDFTIEAAQDLAILLRAGALPAQLTVIEERSIGPGLGADSIEAGQIASIIAGVAVIVFMILAYGRFGVIADLALMTNIFLIFGALTVLQATLTLPGIAGIVLTIGMAVDANVLIFERIREESRAGRSVISAIDAGYSRALGTILDANITTLIAAVILFQLGSGPVRGFAVTLAIGIFTTVFSAFTFSRLLVALWIRRRRPSVLPI; this is encoded by the coding sequence ATGCTCCATTTTGCCCGCTGGAAAATCGTGCTGATCATGATTGTGGTTGCCGCTGGCATTATCACAACGCTGCCGAATTTCTTTTCCGCCAAACAACTCGAGGCCTGGCCCGATTTCCTGCCGAAAAACCAGATGGTACTGGGTCTTGATCTGCAAGGTGGCGCATATCTTCTCTACGAAGTGGACCAGGAAGACTACATCAAGAAACGGTTTGAGGCGCTCGAGGGCGATGTGCGCGATGTCCTGCGGCAAAATCCCAGAATTGGGTACACAGGGCTCTCGGCGTCCAATGACTCGCTACAGGTGCGAATTCGAGATTTGACGCGGCTGGACGAGGCAAGAGAGCGACTGGCACCACTCGTCAATCCGCTCGTATCAAATCTCTTCGCCGGTCAGCCGGTCGATGAATTCGATCTGACTGTAAACGACAACGGATTGGTTCGTTTCACCTATTCAGAAGAAGGTCTGGACAACAGGCTCCAGTCGATTGTCCAGCAGTCGATCGAGGTCATTCGAAAACGCGTCGACGAACTTGGTACGACCGAGCCGAACATTCAGCGCCAGGGCCGTGACCGTATTCTTGTTGAAGCCCCGGGCGAAGGCGATCCGGAACGGCTGAAAGATCTGATCGGTGAAACTGCTCTGTTGAGTTTTCATCTTGTCGATCGGAACATGACCGGCGAACAGGCTCTGCAAAACCGGCCGCCGCCTGGAACTTCTGTGTTCATGTCCGTCGACGATCCGCCTATTCCGTATCTCCTGGAAACAAACCCGCTCCTGGGCGGGGAAGATCTGGTCGATGCTCAGGTCGCCTTCGGCCAGTATTCGAACGAACCGGTCGTCACCTTCCGTTTCAACCAGTCCGGCGCGCGTGAGTTCGCAAGGGTCACAACGGAAAACGTGAACTTTCCTTTCGCGATTGTTCTGGACGGTGAGGTCATCTCGGCACCTGTGATCCGCGAACCGATCGTGGGGGGCTCCGGGCAGATTTCGGGTGATTTCACGATTGAGGCTGCTCAGGACCTTGCAATCCTGCTGCGTGCCGGGGCGCTTCCGGCACAGTTGACTGTCATTGAGGAAAGGTCAATCGGACCAGGCCTTGGCGCTGACTCCATCGAAGCCGGTCAAATCGCGTCTATTATTGCCGGTGTGGCGGTGATCGTATTCATGATCCTTGCCTATGGCCGTTTCGGTGTGATTGCCGATCTGGCACTGATGACGAACATCTTTCTGATCTTCGGGGCCCTGACGGTCCTGCAGGCGACACTGACGTTGCCGGGCATCGCCGGCATCGTGCTGACGATCGGCATGGCGGTGGATGCCAATGTGCTCATCTTTGAACGAATACGGGAGGAATCGCGCGCTGGCAGGTCGGTGATATCCGCGATTGACGCTGGTTACAGCAGGGCGCTTGGAACAATCCTTGATGCCAACATCACCACATTGATCGCAGCCGTCATCCTGTTCCAGCTTGGATCCGGACCGGTCCGTGGCTTTGCCGTTACTCTTGCGATCGGGATTTTCACGACCGTGTTCTCGGCCTTTACGTTCAGCCGGCTGCTGGTGGCACTTTGGATTCGCCGCCGCCGCCCGTCCGTGTTGCCGATCTGA
- a CDS encoding Mth938-like domain-containing protein — protein MEIRNAHFPGRAPLDAYGNGGFRFAKMSHQGSILCVPSGIYGWNIGDTAGFSEEAFERVFEEQSDIEVLLVGTGRDLSPLTPALKDLFREAGILADPMSTGAAVRTFNVLLSEDRAVAAALLAVD, from the coding sequence ATGGAAATCCGGAACGCCCATTTTCCGGGCCGGGCACCGCTTGATGCTTATGGCAATGGCGGCTTCCGGTTCGCGAAAATGTCCCACCAGGGGTCCATACTCTGTGTCCCGAGCGGAATCTACGGATGGAATATCGGCGATACGGCGGGCTTCAGCGAAGAGGCATTTGAGCGTGTCTTTGAAGAACAATCGGACATTGAGGTCCTGCTTGTGGGAACAGGGAGGGACCTCTCGCCATTGACACCTGCGTTGAAGGACCTGTTCCGCGAAGCGGGAATACTGGCTGATCCGATGTCGACAGGTGCGGCAGTTCGCACATTCAATGTTTTGTTGTCGGAAGACCGGGCCGTCGCGGCGGCTTTACTGGCGGTGGACTAG
- the trmFO gene encoding methylenetetrahydrofolate--tRNA-(uracil(54)-C(5))-methyltransferase (FADH(2)-oxidizing) TrmFO: MAPIHVIGGGLAGSEAAWQIAQAGIDVVIHEMRPVRKTDAHQTDGLAELVCSNSFRSDDSEQNAVGLIHHELRQLGSLIMSSADAHQVPAGSALAVDREGFSQAVTKALEDHPLITIAREEVAGFPPEDWKRVIVATGPLTSPDLSKAVLQKSGEDALAFFDAIAPIVHFDTVDLSKAWFQSRYDKVGPGGTGKDYLNCPMDKDQYEAFIDALLGGDTADFKEWEANTPYFDGCLPIEVMASRGRETLRHGPMKPMGLTNAHNSDVKPYAVVQLRQDNALGTLYNMVGFQTKLKYGAQADIFRMIPGLENAQFARLGGLHRNTFLNSPKVLDGSLRLVADPRIRFAGQITGCEGYVESASVGCLAGLFAVMEARGSAVQVPPATTAMGALLNHITGGHISREDGGGKPRSFQPMNVNFGLFPPVEAPTKGDDGKRLKGKEKAKAKKLAMTNRAKADFSDWIAGISLNRIAAE; encoded by the coding sequence ATGGCACCCATTCACGTTATCGGTGGCGGCTTGGCCGGTTCGGAAGCCGCATGGCAGATCGCACAAGCGGGAATTGACGTCGTCATTCACGAAATGCGCCCAGTGCGCAAAACCGACGCGCATCAGACAGACGGTTTGGCAGAACTTGTCTGTTCAAACTCCTTTCGATCCGACGATTCGGAACAAAATGCAGTCGGTTTGATCCACCATGAACTGAGGCAGCTCGGATCTCTGATCATGTCATCGGCCGACGCCCATCAGGTGCCCGCCGGAAGTGCGCTCGCCGTGGATAGAGAGGGTTTTTCGCAAGCGGTGACCAAAGCGCTCGAAGACCACCCCCTTATCACGATCGCACGTGAAGAGGTTGCCGGTTTTCCGCCCGAAGACTGGAAGAGAGTGATTGTCGCAACGGGCCCATTGACCTCACCCGACCTTTCAAAGGCTGTGTTGCAGAAATCTGGAGAAGACGCCCTCGCCTTTTTCGATGCGATTGCGCCTATTGTCCATTTCGATACCGTTGATCTCTCAAAGGCCTGGTTCCAGTCGAGATACGACAAGGTCGGTCCGGGAGGAACTGGAAAAGACTATTTGAACTGTCCTATGGACAAGGACCAGTACGAAGCCTTTATTGATGCGCTTCTCGGCGGAGATACGGCAGATTTCAAGGAGTGGGAAGCAAACACGCCTTATTTCGACGGCTGCCTTCCCATCGAAGTCATGGCCTCCAGAGGCCGAGAGACGCTTCGCCACGGCCCCATGAAGCCAATGGGACTGACCAATGCTCATAACTCGGACGTGAAGCCCTACGCGGTGGTGCAGCTACGACAGGACAATGCCCTTGGCACGCTCTACAACATGGTTGGCTTCCAGACGAAACTCAAATACGGCGCGCAGGCTGACATCTTCCGGATGATACCTGGTCTTGAAAACGCCCAGTTTGCGCGGCTTGGCGGCTTGCATCGCAATACATTCTTGAATTCGCCGAAGGTGTTGGACGGTTCGCTGAGGTTGGTGGCGGACCCGCGGATTCGATTCGCCGGGCAGATCACTGGGTGCGAGGGATACGTGGAATCGGCCAGCGTCGGCTGTCTTGCCGGTCTCTTTGCGGTGATGGAAGCACGCGGATCTGCAGTTCAGGTTCCGCCGGCAACGACAGCCATGGGCGCTTTGCTCAATCACATTACCGGTGGTCACATTTCCAGAGAAGACGGCGGCGGCAAGCCTAGGTCCTTCCAGCCAATGAACGTCAATTTCGGCCTATTTCCGCCCGTCGAAGCACCGACGAAGGGTGACGACGGCAAGCGCTTGAAAGGCAAGGAAAAGGCAAAGGCCAAGAAGCTTGCCATGACCAATCGGGCAAAAGCGGACTTTTCAGACTGGATCGCCGGCATCAGTCTGAACCGGATAGCGGCTGAATAA
- a CDS encoding DUF1127 domain-containing protein has product MIDTVVKKFNTWKRFRQTYDELSNLSNRELDDLGISRADIGRYARQAVK; this is encoded by the coding sequence ATGATCGACACAGTCGTCAAAAAATTCAACACCTGGAAACGCTTCCGTCAGACCTATGACGAGCTGTCCAACCTGTCCAACCGTGAACTCGATGATCTCGGCATCTCCCGTGCCGACATCGGCCGGTACGCACGTCAGGCTGTAAAATAA
- a CDS encoding DUF1127 domain-containing protein, with amino-acid sequence MFDTVRKKYSNWVSYRRAVDELSRLSARELQDLGISRSDIRFVARRGANGL; translated from the coding sequence ATGTTTGATACTGTGCGCAAGAAGTACAGCAACTGGGTTAGCTATCGCCGTGCGGTTGACGAATTGTCCCGTCTGTCGGCTAGAGAACTTCAGGACCTCGGCATCAGCCGAAGCGACATCAGGTTTGTCGCACGCCGTGGAGCAAACGGCTTGTAA
- the uvrA gene encoding excinuclease ABC subunit UvrA: MSKSDSTRRDESWKNDPTRVISVRGAREHNLKGVDLDLPRDRLIVMTGLSGSGKSSLAFDTIYAEGQRRYVESLSAYARQFLEMMQKPDVDQIDGLSPAISIEQKTTSRNPRSTVGTVTEIYDYMRLLFARVGIPYSPATGLPIESQTVSQMVDRVKELEEGTRLYLLAPMVRGRKGEYRKELAELMKKGFQRVKIDGTFHEIAEAPALDKKYKHDIDVVVDRLVVRDDIAGRLADSLETALKLADGIAVAEFADKTTEKGDPERLIFSEKFACPVSGFTIPEIEPRLFSFNNPFGACPTCDGLGTTLAFEEDLVVPDHSLSLREGAVLPWAKTGSTSPYYAQTLEALCSHFKVTMSTPWKDLPDEVQDAILHGTGKTPVEFVYDDGVRSYRTEKTFEGVIGNIERRWRETESSWVREELARFQSDHACPACSGFRLKPEALAVKIAGKHIGEITEYSIREARDWFDALPEKLNDKQSEIAGRILKEIRERLKFLNDVGLEYLTLSRSSGTLSGGESQRIRLASQIGSGLTGVLYVLDEPSIGLHQRDNARLLETLKHLRNLGNTVIVVEHDEDAVLTADYVVDVGPGAGVHGGQVVARGTPSEIMANPKSLTGEYLSGKRMIERPDGRRKINKKRKISVRGARGNNLKDVDVDIPLSTFTCVTGVSGGGKSTFLIDTLYKSAARRLNGARDNPAPHDRIEGLEVLDKVIDIDQSPIGRTPRSNPATYTGAFTPIREWFAGMPEAKARGYQPGRFSFNVKGGRCEACQGDGVIKIEMHFLPDVYVTCDVCKGKRYNRETLEVEFKGKSIADVLDMTVEEAAEFFSAVPAVRDKMQTLARVGLGYIKVGQQATTLSGGEAQRVKLAKELSKRSTGRTLYILDEPTTGLHFHDVAKLLDVLHELVDQGNTVLVIEHNLEVIKTADWIIDLGPEGGDGGGTVVATGRPEDVAEVEASYTGQFLRELLQRRPQRAHDAAE; this comes from the coding sequence ATGTCGAAGTCCGACAGCACTCGGAGGGATGAAAGCTGGAAAAACGACCCAACGCGGGTCATCAGCGTCCGAGGTGCGCGCGAGCACAACCTTAAGGGTGTCGACCTCGATCTTCCGCGCGATCGACTGATCGTCATGACCGGACTGTCCGGTTCCGGCAAGTCTTCGCTCGCTTTTGACACCATCTATGCAGAAGGCCAACGACGCTACGTTGAGAGCCTGTCCGCCTATGCACGCCAGTTCCTGGAGATGATGCAAAAACCGGATGTTGACCAGATCGACGGTCTTTCCCCTGCAATTTCCATTGAGCAGAAGACGACCTCTCGTAATCCGCGCTCCACGGTCGGAACAGTTACCGAAATCTATGATTACATGCGGCTTCTGTTTGCGCGCGTCGGCATTCCCTACTCTCCTGCCACCGGACTGCCAATTGAAAGCCAGACGGTGAGTCAGATGGTCGACCGTGTCAAGGAGCTTGAGGAAGGAACGCGGCTCTATCTGCTGGCTCCCATGGTGCGCGGCCGCAAGGGCGAATACCGCAAGGAACTGGCAGAGCTCATGAAAAAGGGCTTCCAGCGCGTCAAGATCGACGGAACGTTTCACGAGATTGCAGAAGCTCCTGCTCTCGACAAGAAATACAAACACGACATCGATGTAGTCGTGGACCGGCTTGTCGTGCGCGATGATATCGCGGGACGGCTTGCCGACTCTCTCGAAACCGCCCTCAAACTTGCCGACGGAATTGCCGTGGCAGAGTTTGCGGACAAGACAACCGAAAAGGGTGATCCCGAGCGTCTGATTTTCTCCGAAAAATTCGCCTGCCCTGTTTCCGGGTTCACCATTCCGGAAATTGAACCGAGGCTGTTTTCGTTCAACAATCCTTTCGGCGCGTGCCCGACCTGCGACGGGCTTGGAACAACCTTGGCTTTCGAAGAGGACCTCGTTGTTCCGGACCACTCCCTGTCGTTGCGCGAAGGGGCCGTGCTACCATGGGCCAAGACCGGGTCGACCTCACCCTATTACGCACAAACACTTGAAGCGCTGTGCAGCCATTTCAAAGTGACAATGTCGACACCCTGGAAAGACCTCCCGGATGAGGTACAGGATGCGATCCTCCACGGGACCGGGAAAACACCTGTTGAATTCGTTTATGACGATGGCGTGCGCAGCTACCGGACGGAAAAGACTTTTGAAGGTGTAATCGGCAATATCGAGCGTCGCTGGCGTGAGACGGAATCTTCGTGGGTCCGGGAAGAACTTGCAAGGTTCCAGTCGGACCACGCCTGCCCTGCCTGCAGCGGGTTCCGGCTGAAGCCTGAGGCGCTTGCGGTCAAGATTGCTGGCAAGCATATCGGCGAAATCACCGAATATTCGATCCGCGAAGCGCGAGACTGGTTCGATGCCCTGCCAGAGAAGCTGAATGACAAGCAATCGGAAATTGCCGGGCGGATCCTGAAAGAAATCAGGGAACGGCTGAAATTTCTGAACGATGTAGGTCTGGAGTATCTGACCCTTTCCAGATCGTCAGGAACGCTTTCCGGCGGCGAGAGCCAACGCATCCGGCTTGCATCACAGATCGGGTCCGGCCTGACCGGTGTGCTCTACGTTCTCGATGAGCCGTCCATCGGACTTCATCAACGTGACAATGCCCGTTTGCTTGAGACGCTGAAACATCTCAGAAATCTGGGCAACACGGTCATTGTTGTCGAGCACGACGAAGACGCGGTTCTGACGGCTGACTATGTGGTGGATGTCGGCCCTGGCGCCGGCGTGCATGGCGGCCAGGTAGTCGCCAGAGGGACGCCGTCCGAGATCATGGCCAATCCCAAGTCCCTTACAGGCGAATACCTCTCCGGCAAGCGCATGATTGAGCGGCCTGACGGGCGTCGAAAGATCAACAAGAAACGGAAAATTAGCGTTCGCGGCGCACGCGGGAACAATCTGAAGGATGTGGATGTCGACATTCCGCTCAGCACATTTACCTGCGTGACCGGGGTGTCGGGTGGCGGCAAATCGACCTTTCTCATAGACACGCTCTATAAGTCCGCGGCACGTCGATTAAACGGTGCCAGAGACAATCCCGCCCCTCATGACCGAATTGAAGGCCTGGAGGTTCTGGATAAGGTAATTGACATCGATCAGTCGCCCATCGGCCGCACACCGCGATCAAATCCGGCCACCTATACAGGCGCGTTCACACCCATCCGGGAATGGTTTGCCGGAATGCCCGAGGCGAAGGCACGCGGCTATCAGCCTGGGCGTTTTTCTTTCAACGTCAAAGGCGGACGGTGCGAAGCCTGTCAGGGAGACGGTGTCATCAAGATCGAGATGCACTTCCTGCCCGATGTTTATGTGACCTGTGATGTCTGCAAGGGAAAACGCTACAACAGGGAAACTCTTGAAGTGGAATTCAAGGGCAAATCAATCGCAGATGTTCTGGATATGACCGTTGAGGAGGCCGCAGAGTTCTTTTCAGCAGTACCGGCTGTTCGCGACAAAATGCAGACCCTTGCGCGCGTAGGATTGGGTTACATAAAGGTCGGCCAGCAGGCAACGACACTTTCAGGCGGCGAAGCACAACGCGTGAAGCTCGCGAAGGAATTGTCCAAGAGGTCGACCGGGCGAACGCTTTACATCCTCGATGAGCCAACGACAGGCCTGCATTTCCACGATGTTGCCAAGCTGCTCGATGTTCTCCACGAACTGGTGGATCAGGGCAACACGGTTCTGGTCATTGAGCACAATCTTGAAGTCATCAAGACCGCAGACTGGATTATCGACCTTGGACCGGAGGGTGGCGATGGCGGTGGTACGGTGGTTGCGACCGGCCGCCCGGAAGACGTTGCCGAAGTTGAGGCCAGTTATACCGGGCAGTTTTTGCGCGAGCTGTTGCAGCGGCGTCCGCAACGGGCTCACGACGCGGCGGAATAG
- the secF gene encoding protein translocase subunit SecF, with translation MLLRLVPDNTHIKFMWLRKFSFPLSVILVIASLTGFFTVGMNYGIDFKGGTIIEIKTDGPADIGEIRSELSSLNLGDVQVQEFGAPDDILIRVEEQPGGELAQQTVVQNVRTIFADDNVDFRRVEVVGPRVSGELAQAGAIAVAAALFAIMIYIWFRFEWHFAVGAILTTANDVVVTIGLFVLLQLDFSLSSIAAVLTIIGYSLNDTVVVYDRIRENLRKYKKRPLTEILDQSINETLSRTTMTSVTTLLALIALYVFGGEVIQSFTLAMIFGIVIGTYSSIFLAAPFLILLKLRPDALSRNDEDDKNETKEKATV, from the coding sequence ATGTTGCTAAGACTTGTTCCGGACAACACCCATATCAAGTTCATGTGGCTTCGGAAATTCAGTTTTCCGTTGTCCGTTATACTTGTAATCGCCTCGCTCACCGGCTTTTTCACCGTCGGTATGAACTACGGCATCGATTTTAAGGGCGGAACGATCATCGAAATCAAGACCGATGGTCCGGCCGATATCGGTGAAATCCGTTCCGAACTGTCATCGCTCAATCTGGGTGACGTGCAGGTCCAGGAATTCGGTGCTCCAGACGATATTCTCATTCGCGTTGAAGAGCAGCCTGGCGGCGAGTTAGCGCAGCAGACCGTGGTCCAGAACGTCCGCACGATCTTTGCTGATGACAATGTCGATTTCCGGCGCGTCGAGGTCGTTGGGCCGCGCGTTTCCGGCGAACTGGCGCAAGCCGGTGCCATAGCTGTCGCGGCAGCGCTGTTTGCGATCATGATCTATATCTGGTTCCGCTTCGAGTGGCACTTTGCAGTCGGTGCGATCCTGACCACCGCCAACGACGTTGTGGTCACGATAGGACTGTTTGTGCTGCTGCAGCTGGATTTCTCGCTGTCCAGTATCGCGGCGGTTCTGACAATCATAGGGTATTCGCTCAACGATACAGTTGTGGTCTATGACCGCATCCGGGAAAACCTGCGCAAATACAAGAAACGACCGCTGACGGAAATTCTGGATCAGTCCATCAACGAAACGTTGTCGCGTACAACGATGACCTCTGTCACGACCCTGCTGGCGTTGATTGCGCTCTACGTCTTCGGCGGCGAGGTCATCCAGTCCTTCACGCTGGCCATGATTTTCGGCATCGTGATCGGAACCTATTCGTCGATCTTCCTGGCTGCGCCTTTCCTCATTCTGTTGAAACTGCGTCCGGATGCGTTGTCGCGCAATGACGAGGACGACAAGAATGAAACCAAGGAAAAGGCAACCGTCTGA